In the genome of Streptomyces sp. V2I9, one region contains:
- a CDS encoding ABC transporter substrate-binding protein gives MFPFAPSSPRRRARFRPAGAAVLALGLAAVTGCSGGGGASDDTVKVGLVASLSGTYEPVGTELRDGFKLYLDTHGGKLGGRKVELIVADEGDGPPTAVPAATKLVKKDKVDVLTGLVGGGSVNAVLPLVQQAEIPLLGSNARPPVEDIEYVWTTSFLSDEPGRAIAPYIKEKVDGPVYAIGPDYQGGHDELRGFTDEFKRIKGKLANPDGKTTWTPFPKTTNFMPYFAEIAKTDAKAVYCFYAGKAAIDFAKQYAQSDIADLPLYTAFVTEGSVLQAQGPAAKDIYSVLNYAADLDNEANRKFAADWTAEHDTQPTTYAMASYDAAAVLDKAIADAAKGGDVTPQTINKAIAGLGQIDSPRGAWEFGDKAHSPVQTWYLRQVRPDGAQLANVMVQDLATLGS, from the coding sequence ATGTTCCCCTTCGCCCCCTCCAGCCCCCGCCGCAGAGCCCGGTTCCGGCCGGCCGGAGCCGCCGTGCTCGCCCTCGGTCTGGCGGCCGTCACCGGTTGCAGCGGTGGCGGCGGCGCCTCCGACGACACCGTGAAGGTCGGCCTGGTGGCCTCCCTGTCCGGCACCTACGAGCCGGTCGGCACGGAGTTGCGGGACGGCTTCAAGCTGTATCTGGACACCCACGGCGGCAAGCTGGGCGGCCGCAAGGTCGAGCTGATCGTGGCGGACGAGGGCGACGGCCCGCCGACCGCCGTGCCCGCGGCCACCAAGCTGGTGAAGAAGGACAAGGTGGACGTGCTGACCGGCCTGGTGGGCGGCGGCTCGGTCAACGCGGTGCTGCCGCTGGTCCAGCAGGCCGAGATCCCCCTGCTGGGGTCCAACGCCCGGCCGCCGGTCGAGGACATCGAGTACGTCTGGACGACGAGCTTCCTGTCCGACGAACCGGGCCGGGCCATCGCCCCGTACATCAAGGAGAAGGTCGACGGACCGGTCTATGCGATCGGGCCGGACTACCAGGGCGGCCACGACGAACTGCGCGGCTTCACCGACGAGTTCAAGCGGATCAAGGGCAAGCTCGCCAATCCGGACGGCAAGACCACCTGGACGCCGTTCCCGAAGACGACCAACTTCATGCCGTACTTCGCGGAGATCGCGAAGACGGACGCCAAGGCCGTGTACTGCTTCTACGCGGGCAAGGCGGCGATCGACTTCGCCAAGCAGTACGCCCAGTCGGACATCGCCGACCTTCCGCTGTACACGGCGTTCGTCACCGAGGGCAGCGTGCTCCAGGCGCAGGGACCGGCGGCGAAGGACATCTACTCCGTCCTCAACTACGCGGCCGACCTGGACAACGAGGCGAACCGGAAGTTCGCGGCCGACTGGACGGCGGAGCACGACACCCAGCCCACCACGTACGCGATGGCCTCGTACGACGCGGCAGCCGTGCTGGACAAGGCGATCGCGGACGCGGCGAAGGGCGGCGACGTGACGCCGCAGACCATCAACAAGGCCATCGCGGGGCTCGGCCAGATCGACAGCCCGCGCGGCGCCTGGGAGTTCGGCGACAAGGCGCACTCCCCGGTCCAGACGTGGTACCTGCGCCAGGTGCGGCCGGACGGCGCCCAGTTGGCCAACGTGATGGTGCAGGACCTGGCGACGCTCGGCAGCTGA
- a CDS encoding roadblock/LC7 domain-containing protein, whose translation MTTSSDLSWILSDFAGRLPEVTQAIAVSVDGLALAYTGVERDDADRLAAIASGVVNLLSAAAQLTGTDPVEHSLTAMEGGYMFSMAVSSGASLLVTTTRDADIGEVSYMMSELINQVGDALSPRVRDSGVHAQR comes from the coding sequence ATGACCACCTCCTCCGACCTGAGCTGGATCCTGAGCGATTTCGCCGGGCGCCTTCCGGAAGTCACCCAGGCGATAGCCGTGTCCGTGGACGGACTCGCGCTGGCCTACACCGGCGTGGAACGCGACGACGCCGACCGGCTGGCCGCCATCGCGTCCGGCGTCGTCAACCTGCTGTCCGCGGCGGCCCAGTTGACCGGCACCGACCCGGTGGAGCACAGCCTCACCGCGATGGAGGGCGGCTACATGTTCTCGATGGCGGTCTCCAGCGGAGCCTCGCTGCTCGTCACCACCACCAGGGACGCGGACATCGGCGAGGTCAGCTACATGATGTCCGAACTGATCAACCAGGTGGGCGACGCGCTCTCCCCCCGGGTGCGTGACTCCGGCGTCCACGCGCAGCGCTGA